From one Candidatus Methylarchaceae archaeon HK02M2 genomic stretch:
- a CDS encoding NAD(+)/NADH kinase, with protein sequence MVKRRNIAHVVVFIKEKYKRAETVACQLIENLLKFGINITTVQPFRYKSIRSVISIREVMDKDIDLLATVGGDGTILRALRMIDKEVPVLGVNVGSRGVLSEILPKEVTAAIDKLIEGKYVLDRRLRIKSSTDVKTFPPVLNEIFFNRVSHVSLPTVTVRKSQEVFLEQKMDGLIVATPTGTTAHSFSGGGPVIYEEARSILLMPVFPLLRLPSIILPSETIEISFSDDFYMIVDGQEAYTINARQWIEIAEHERDAVFVRFNKKKILRQLNNLGF encoded by the coding sequence ATGGTGAAAAGGCGCAATATTGCTCATGTAGTCGTGTTTATTAAAGAGAAGTATAAGAGGGCAGAAACTGTAGCTTGTCAACTTATAGAGAATTTATTAAAATTTGGTATCAATATAACTACAGTACAGCCCTTTAGATACAAATCAATACGCTCCGTGATTTCCATTAGGGAAGTAATGGACAAAGATATAGATCTTTTAGCTACGGTTGGGGGTGATGGCACCATTCTTAGGGCTTTACGGATGATCGATAAAGAAGTCCCAGTGCTTGGGGTAAACGTTGGAAGCAGAGGAGTCTTATCAGAGATATTGCCAAAGGAGGTGACAGCTGCCATCGATAAGTTAATTGAGGGTAAATATGTCTTAGATAGACGTTTGCGCATCAAGTCTTCCACTGATGTTAAAACCTTTCCTCCGGTCTTAAATGAGATTTTTTTCAACCGTGTTTCACATGTTTCCCTACCGACGGTGACCGTAAGAAAATCACAAGAGGTATTTTTAGAGCAGAAGATGGACGGTTTGATAGTAGCAACTCCTACTGGCACTACTGCCCACTCTTTTAGTGGAGGAGGCCCAGTAATTTATGAAGAAGCGAGGTCTATTCTTTTAATGCCAGTATTTCCATTGCTTAGATTACCCTCAATAATTCTCCCTTCAGAAACTATAGAAATATCTTTCTCAGACGATTTCTATATGATAGTTGATGGTCAAGAGGCATATACTATTAACGCCAGGCAATGGATTGAAATCGCTGAACATGAGCGTGATGCTGTCTTCGTAAGGTTCAATAAGAAGAAGATATTACGCCAACTAAATAATCTTGGTTTCTGA
- the purS gene encoding phosphoribosylformylglycinamidine synthase subunit PurS: MKTYLVKVVIENKASARDPEGETILRDLLIKGGYGQVKIVRTAKLLKVWIDAETSEDAKNTTSKLCDELRIYNPVAHTCSISVDGE, translated from the coding sequence ATGAAGACTTACCTTGTCAAAGTTGTTATAGAGAATAAAGCTAGTGCTAGAGACCCTGAGGGGGAGACGATTCTAAGGGATCTATTGATTAAAGGTGGCTATGGACAGGTTAAGATTGTGAGAACGGCAAAGTTGTTGAAGGTGTGGATCGATGCTGAGACGAGTGAAGATGCAAAAAACACAACATCAAAGCTTTGTGATGAGCTAAGGATCTACAACCCAGTAGCCCACACATGCTCTATAAGCGTAGATGGAGAATAG
- a CDS encoding amidophosphoribosyltransferase — MAGIFGFYAFGDERVNWDSSKFIYYGLSALQGRGQESTSLVIYTHHDNTEPLRWISGEGLVDEVFGKIKQDYMKGFLGIGQVSAEKRDYAIKVEKPIELALVGDGKPALHDNRQKSFQIFAEMLSKKISELRDPLEATKTLIREVGGGYSFITLTKDEKMICGRDIQGIKPLEVGAIGFDIGAVASESSALDVIGAEQSGFVKPGETVMFDPLSIEKRHIKNKTAYCSFEYVYLARLDSYLNSISVSNVRDMIGQRLSEENPVKAEVVIGVPNTAIPFSMSYSKNSGIPVKYGFTRTGRHVRSAIKPSQFDRIVGVQLKLNPIRTSVDGKEIILIDDSVVRGNTLRSTVYNLKRKGAKKVHVRIGSPPLISRCPFGTEVPPEDELIGKALSNDEIAEIIGADSFAYLSIDGLCESIGLPESSLCLGCFTGKYPERPT; from the coding sequence TTGGCTGGAATATTCGGATTCTATGCTTTTGGTGATGAAAGGGTAAACTGGGATTCATCCAAGTTCATCTACTATGGATTGAGTGCCCTCCAGGGGAGGGGTCAAGAGTCGACAAGCTTGGTTATCTACACTCATCATGATAATACTGAACCGCTAAGATGGATTTCTGGTGAGGGTCTTGTAGATGAAGTATTTGGAAAAATAAAGCAAGATTATATGAAGGGTTTTCTAGGGATAGGGCAAGTGTCTGCTGAGAAAAGAGACTATGCCATAAAGGTAGAGAAGCCCATAGAACTTGCATTGGTGGGAGATGGAAAACCAGCATTACACGATAACAGGCAGAAATCCTTCCAGATATTTGCTGAGATGCTATCTAAGAAAATATCTGAACTGAGAGACCCCTTAGAGGCTACTAAAACATTGATAAGAGAGGTGGGAGGTGGCTACTCTTTTATAACCCTAACAAAGGATGAGAAAATGATCTGTGGAAGGGACATTCAAGGAATAAAACCATTGGAAGTTGGGGCCATAGGTTTCGATATTGGTGCAGTAGCATCTGAAAGCTCAGCCCTTGATGTAATTGGGGCAGAACAATCAGGTTTTGTAAAACCAGGAGAAACAGTCATGTTCGATCCTTTGAGTATAGAGAAAAGACACATTAAAAATAAGACAGCTTACTGCAGTTTTGAGTATGTCTATCTAGCAAGGCTTGACTCATATTTGAACTCGATCTCTGTTAGCAATGTTAGAGATATGATAGGTCAAAGGTTGTCAGAGGAGAATCCTGTCAAAGCTGAAGTTGTTATAGGCGTTCCCAATACAGCCATACCTTTCTCTATGTCATATTCAAAGAATAGCGGAATTCCAGTAAAGTACGGATTCACTAGGACAGGAAGGCATGTAAGAAGCGCAATAAAGCCCAGCCAATTTGATAGGATAGTTGGAGTTCAGTTGAAGTTGAACCCAATACGGACGTCTGTTGACGGTAAAGAAATAATTCTGATCGACGATAGCGTTGTAAGGGGAAATACTCTAAGAAGCACTGTCTATAATCTAAAGAGAAAGGGCGCAAAAAAAGTTCATGTAAGGATAGGTAGCCCTCCTTTAATATCAAGATGTCCATTCGGAACAGAAGTTCCTCCAGAAGATGAATTGATAGGTAAAGCCTTATCGAACGATGAGATTGCTGAGATTATAGGCGCAGACAGTTTTGCCTATCTTTCTATCGATGGGCTATGTGAATCTATAGGTTTACCCGAATCCTCCCTTTGCTTGGGTTGCTTTACAGGAAAATATCCTGAGAGGCCTACATGA
- the purQ gene encoding phosphoribosylformylglycinamidine synthase I: MKVAVIQFPGSNCDLDTIYVLNKVVKIKADLVWYKCEDLNEYDGIILPGGFSYGDRLRGGIIAAHSPVMREVKRMAKDGYPILGICNGFQILVEAGLLPGALLRNSSLKFICKWVNLSIVSIKSIFTDKLKRSYILKMPIAHNEGRYFIEERDLQELYDRNQIVLKYVNEEGRATDEANPNGSMDNIAGICNIEGNILGLMPHPERASERILSPFRSEDGRSIFTSMIEYMRKR; this comes from the coding sequence ATGAAAGTCGCAGTCATACAATTTCCTGGGAGCAACTGCGATTTGGATACGATCTATGTCTTAAATAAAGTTGTGAAGATAAAAGCCGACCTCGTCTGGTATAAGTGTGAAGACCTAAATGAATATGATGGAATAATCCTTCCTGGAGGTTTCTCGTATGGTGACAGGCTGAGAGGTGGGATAATAGCTGCTCATAGCCCTGTCATGAGAGAGGTGAAAAGGATGGCAAAAGATGGATATCCAATCCTTGGGATTTGTAATGGTTTTCAGATATTGGTAGAGGCTGGGCTTCTTCCAGGAGCGTTGTTAAGGAACTCTTCTTTAAAGTTCATCTGTAAATGGGTAAATCTTTCTATTGTAAGCATTAAATCTATTTTTACAGATAAGCTCAAAAGATCTTATATATTAAAGATGCCCATAGCCCATAATGAAGGGAGATATTTCATTGAAGAGCGTGATCTTCAAGAGCTTTATGACAGGAATCAGATCGTGCTCAAATACGTTAATGAAGAAGGCAGGGCTACGGATGAAGCCAATCCTAACGGTTCGATGGATAACATAGCAGGTATATGTAATATTGAAGGCAATATCTTAGGTTTGATGCCTCACCCTGAAAGAGCTTCTGAGAGAATTTTAAGCCCTTTTAGGAGTGAAGATGGAAGGTCGATCTTTACATCTATGATTGAATATATGAGAAAAAGGTGA
- the purL gene encoding phosphoribosylformylglycinamidine synthase subunit PurL has product MVFLNPVIVDLTKDEIDRARKMLGREPNDLELAMIDAEWSEHCSYKSSIPVLKQIPTKGPRVIIGPGYDAGVVEIGAGYLVTLHIESHNHPSAIDPYGGAATGIGGVLRDILCMGTRPIVLLDSLRFGNIENSSHSRWLFKHVVRGISDYGNCVGVPTVAGEIEFDECFERNCLVDVVCLGLGRSKNLVLAEAKHPGDKVILVGGSTGRDGIHGVTFASRVLTGQSDKERSAVQIPDPFMKKLIIEATLEAVERGHVRGLKDLGGGGLTTGLSEMAEKGGCGIEIELSKVHLREKDLSPIEIMISESQERMVFIVEQGYEREVCEVFRKYELPYSIIGEVTDSGNLTVKMEEEELANVPANILAKAPIIHRRLKEPDYLKNLNEIKKPEISSDLLSIFSKLMCSPNIASRSWVYEQYDNEVGIRTVVKPGQGDVAVMRLPDDSFLAIKADGNSKHCYLDPYNGAAGCLSESCRNLISVGAEPLAFVDHLQFGDPGNPEVFWTFSESVRGLANYSRAIGLPCVGGKVSFYNEDKVKNKAIKPSPVIAAIGKIEDQGWITTMDFKHEGNYVVILSETKSEMGGSEYYEYIHNIVGGIVPQIDFIKEKKTLNVVKDIIRKGLVKAVHDISKGGVLIALAEMCISGGIGASIDCAKTPSYDLRIDELLFSETHSRFIVEVERSLMDELLRIMKNFDIVCGVIGKVGGDELEISNKDDKLMSILISDLRDRWETSLPRSMGEVK; this is encoded by the coding sequence TTGGTCTTCCTGAATCCCGTTATTGTAGACTTGACAAAAGATGAAATCGATAGAGCTAGGAAGATGTTAGGAAGGGAGCCTAATGATCTGGAGTTGGCTATGATAGATGCTGAATGGTCGGAACATTGCAGTTATAAGTCATCCATCCCTGTTTTAAAGCAAATCCCAACAAAAGGACCTAGAGTTATAATAGGACCTGGATATGATGCTGGTGTTGTCGAAATAGGCGCTGGTTATTTGGTCACTTTGCATATAGAGAGCCATAATCACCCATCTGCGATCGACCCTTATGGAGGGGCGGCAACGGGGATAGGAGGTGTTTTGAGGGACATCCTTTGCATGGGCACAAGACCTATCGTCCTTTTAGACTCTCTTAGGTTTGGTAATATAGAAAATAGTTCTCATTCTAGGTGGCTCTTTAAGCATGTTGTGAGGGGCATTTCTGACTATGGAAACTGTGTTGGTGTGCCAACAGTTGCAGGGGAAATCGAGTTCGATGAATGCTTTGAGAGAAACTGCCTTGTAGATGTAGTCTGCCTTGGATTGGGTAGAAGTAAAAATCTTGTTCTTGCAGAGGCAAAACATCCTGGAGATAAAGTTATACTCGTTGGTGGCAGTACTGGAAGGGATGGAATTCATGGAGTAACATTCGCATCAAGAGTATTGACTGGTCAATCGGACAAGGAGCGATCAGCAGTACAGATTCCAGATCCCTTTATGAAAAAACTCATAATCGAAGCAACATTAGAAGCCGTTGAAAGAGGTCATGTCAGAGGTCTAAAGGATCTAGGTGGGGGAGGTCTTACTACTGGTCTATCAGAGATGGCTGAAAAAGGTGGATGTGGAATCGAGATTGAACTATCAAAAGTCCATTTACGTGAGAAGGATCTTAGCCCTATAGAGATAATGATATCAGAGTCCCAAGAGAGGATGGTCTTTATAGTAGAGCAAGGTTATGAGAGAGAAGTCTGTGAGGTATTTAGGAAGTATGAGCTGCCATACAGTATAATAGGCGAAGTTACTGATAGTGGAAACCTAACAGTCAAAATGGAAGAAGAAGAGCTAGCTAACGTCCCAGCAAACATATTGGCTAAAGCACCTATAATTCATAGAAGGTTGAAAGAGCCAGATTATCTAAAGAATTTAAATGAAATTAAAAAACCAGAAATCTCATCCGATCTCTTATCCATATTTTCAAAGTTAATGTGTAGTCCAAATATTGCTAGTAGGAGTTGGGTTTATGAGCAGTATGATAATGAAGTCGGTATAAGGACTGTGGTGAAGCCAGGTCAGGGAGATGTTGCAGTAATGAGATTGCCTGATGACTCTTTCTTGGCCATAAAAGCAGATGGAAATAGTAAGCATTGTTATCTAGACCCCTACAATGGGGCAGCAGGATGCTTATCCGAGTCGTGCAGAAACCTTATCTCTGTAGGTGCTGAGCCATTGGCTTTCGTTGACCACCTTCAATTTGGCGATCCAGGGAATCCTGAGGTCTTCTGGACTTTTAGCGAATCGGTAAGGGGCTTGGCAAACTATTCAAGGGCTATAGGGCTACCATGTGTGGGAGGAAAGGTTAGCTTTTATAATGAGGATAAGGTAAAGAATAAAGCGATCAAACCTTCCCCCGTTATAGCAGCGATAGGTAAGATAGAGGATCAAGGATGGATAACAACGATGGACTTTAAGCATGAAGGGAATTATGTGGTAATTCTAAGTGAGACGAAATCAGAGATGGGTGGATCAGAGTATTATGAATATATCCATAATATAGTTGGAGGAATTGTGCCGCAGATCGACTTTATCAAAGAAAAGAAGACTTTAAACGTAGTCAAAGATATCATAAGAAAAGGACTCGTTAAAGCTGTACATGATATATCTAAAGGTGGAGTGTTGATAGCTTTAGCGGAGATGTGCATCTCAGGGGGTATTGGTGCATCGATCGATTGCGCAAAGACTCCTTCTTATGATCTAAGAATCGACGAACTCCTCTTCTCAGAGACTCATTCTAGGTTTATAGTAGAGGTGGAACGTAGTCTTATGGATGAACTCTTAAGAATAATGAAGAATTTCGATATTGTATGTGGTGTAATAGGTAAAGTTGGGGGAGATGAACTGGAAATCTCTAATAAAGATGACAAATTGATGTCTATATTGATATCTGATTTACGGGATCGTTGGGAAACGTCCTTGCCAAGAAGTATGGGTGAAGTAAAATGA
- a CDS encoding methyltransferase domain-containing protein — MVRSFKEKLPQERRVKEKKCLGPISHLEERVPSDWWRRIFNSLYLKTDADLVDDQSITRREVDTFSKILKLSPEDKILDLCCGQGRHSLELARRGFKYVEGLDRSHYLIQKAKSSAKRYGLNIRFREGDARKLPYPPDTFDAVLILGNSFGYFDTIQDDLRVLEEIFRVLKPWGRVLIDVADGEYLKKKFQTHSWEWIDKNYFVCRERSLSVDGERLISREVITHVEKGVVADQFYSERLYTKKGLTQLLKTANFSDISLESEISSSSHRKKDFGMMERRYIFTAVVKKEWKPTKKRVKEAVKRAIVILGDPSKLDTLKPCSIFDDDDLYTIDQLKSTLGELKGYQFSYLSNHDNLIQELIRLKRKIDFVFNLCDEGYSNDAVKELHIPALLEMLGIPYTGSGPQCLAYCYDKSLVRGIAKEMKIPVPKAFFIKPEDRTFELSFGFPAIVKPNFGDSSFGITQRSVSNSVEELMNAISEIREKFGYGKPILVEEFLTGKDLSVGVIGNPPESYIVLPITEEDYSELPKELPRICGYEAKWLPESPYWKIKSVPAQLPRETEKLIVECCLKLFERLECRDYCRFDWRLDCEGNPKLLEVNPNPGWCWDGHLAKMAKIAGMSYKDMLGAILRSAEQRLGIQTLNEKREERRIIEISAKTV, encoded by the coding sequence ATGGTAAGATCATTCAAAGAAAAATTACCTCAAGAAAGAAGAGTCAAGGAGAAAAAATGCCTTGGTCCTATTTCCCACCTCGAAGAAAGAGTTCCCTCAGACTGGTGGAGGCGTATCTTCAATTCACTTTACCTGAAAACAGATGCAGATTTAGTTGACGATCAAAGCATAACCCGTAGAGAAGTAGATACGTTCTCAAAGATTCTAAAACTCTCGCCTGAAGATAAGATTCTGGATCTATGTTGTGGTCAGGGACGCCATTCTCTGGAACTGGCAAGGAGAGGCTTCAAATACGTTGAAGGATTAGACCGATCCCATTATCTAATACAAAAGGCTAAATCGTCTGCTAAAAGATATGGTCTGAATATTAGATTTAGAGAGGGCGATGCTCGAAAACTACCATATCCACCCGATACCTTTGATGCGGTTTTGATACTGGGGAACAGTTTCGGCTATTTCGATACCATCCAAGATGACCTAAGGGTTTTAGAGGAGATATTTAGAGTTTTAAAACCTTGGGGCAGGGTACTCATCGATGTCGCTGATGGGGAATATTTAAAGAAAAAATTTCAAACTCACTCTTGGGAATGGATAGATAAGAATTATTTTGTATGCAGGGAGCGCTCCCTTTCCGTTGATGGAGAGCGTCTAATATCAAGGGAAGTAATTACCCATGTGGAAAAGGGCGTGGTTGCCGACCAATTCTATTCGGAAAGGCTTTACACCAAGAAAGGCCTGACCCAACTTCTGAAAACAGCAAACTTCAGTGATATCTCTCTTGAGAGTGAAATTTCTTCTAGTTCCCATAGAAAAAAGGACTTTGGCATGATGGAGCGTCGCTATATATTTACCGCTGTGGTCAAGAAAGAATGGAAGCCTACTAAAAAGAGAGTAAAAGAGGCGGTGAAGAGGGCGATAGTAATTTTGGGCGACCCTAGTAAACTAGACACTTTAAAGCCCTGCTCCATCTTCGATGACGACGATTTATACACAATCGATCAGTTGAAGTCAACTTTGGGGGAACTTAAAGGCTACCAGTTTTCATACCTGAGTAATCATGATAATTTAATCCAAGAATTGATTAGACTGAAAAGGAAGATCGATTTCGTTTTTAATCTGTGTGATGAGGGTTACAGCAACGATGCTGTAAAGGAGCTTCATATACCCGCCTTGCTAGAGATGCTTGGCATCCCCTACACAGGCTCTGGACCTCAGTGTCTTGCTTATTGTTATGATAAATCACTTGTCAGAGGAATTGCTAAGGAGATGAAAATCCCTGTGCCTAAAGCTTTCTTTATTAAGCCAGAAGATAGAACCTTTGAACTTTCCTTTGGCTTCCCTGCTATCGTAAAACCAAACTTTGGTGATTCCAGTTTCGGAATAACGCAAAGGAGTGTGTCAAATAGTGTAGAGGAGCTTATGAATGCCATTTCTGAAATAAGGGAGAAATTTGGCTACGGTAAACCCATTCTTGTCGAGGAATTCCTTACAGGGAAGGACCTCAGCGTGGGAGTAATTGGAAACCCTCCTGAATCTTACATAGTACTACCCATTACTGAGGAAGATTACTCGGAGCTTCCAAAAGAGCTCCCTAGAATCTGCGGTTATGAGGCCAAGTGGCTTCCAGAGTCACCATATTGGAAAATCAAGTCCGTTCCTGCCCAGCTACCAAGGGAGACAGAAAAGTTGATCGTGGAATGCTGTTTGAAGTTGTTTGAAAGGCTGGAGTGTAGGGATTACTGTCGGTTCGATTGGAGGCTGGATTGTGAGGGAAACCCAAAGCTCCTTGAGGTGAACCCCAATCCAGGATGGTGCTGGGATGGACATCTTGCAAAGATGGCAAAAATTGCGGGTATGTCGTATAAAGATATGCTAGGCGCTATTTTAAGATCAGCAGAACAACGATTAGGAATTCAAACATTGAATGAAAAGAGAGAAGAGAGGCGCATTATAGAAATTTCGGCTAAAACAGTGTAA
- the purF gene encoding amidophosphoribosyltransferase — protein MREKCGVIGAYSLGDYNISQFLVRGLESLQHRGQESWGIAVIGHEVYKKLGLVMNDLEDTYNVGKMHGNVGIGHVRYSTKGSTTIENSHPIKIGKSLYIAHNGTVVNAEELASKVSEQFYVSTSVTDTELVGFRLTQLFTKYKDWQTAFKILNREIDGSYSMVILTENGELLAARDERGFRPLCIGYQEEKETYFIASESCALDFLEASLIRDVKPGELVKIDKDGFSTFIFSTGIKHAHCPFEYTYFSYPSSYLEGINVYIARKRIGAELAKKYQSDGDVIIPVPDSARPAAQGFSVESKIPFEEGLMKGRYRKRGSLRSFIEPIQKRREEIVKKVTAIRSTVEGKDVIVVDDSIVRGTSSSIIVGILKKAGAKKIRLFSTFPPIRYPCYTGIDFPTQEELIVYKVCKDEKDLNLINKAVASALEVDFVGYNDIEGLSRGIGLPIKEFCLSCVTGDYSCLKYPLKFRTRKEMKG, from the coding sequence ATGAGGGAAAAATGTGGAGTAATTGGGGCTTATTCCTTAGGTGACTATAACATCTCACAATTTTTGGTTAGGGGGCTTGAGAGCCTTCAACATAGAGGTCAAGAATCATGGGGAATCGCTGTAATTGGCCACGAAGTTTACAAGAAACTAGGTCTTGTCATGAACGATTTAGAAGATACTTATAATGTTGGGAAGATGCATGGGAATGTGGGTATAGGTCATGTTCGCTACTCCACAAAAGGCAGTACAACAATTGAGAATAGCCACCCTATAAAGATAGGCAAATCACTTTACATAGCTCATAATGGAACTGTAGTGAATGCAGAAGAATTGGCAAGTAAAGTATCAGAACAATTTTACGTTTCTACTTCAGTGACAGATACAGAGCTTGTTGGTTTTAGGCTAACTCAATTATTTACCAAATATAAGGATTGGCAGACAGCTTTTAAAATATTGAATAGAGAAATCGACGGCTCTTACTCGATGGTCATTTTGACAGAGAATGGTGAGCTTTTAGCAGCAAGGGATGAAAGGGGATTCAGGCCCCTTTGTATAGGATATCAAGAAGAAAAAGAAACTTATTTTATCGCATCAGAGAGCTGTGCCCTTGACTTTCTTGAAGCGAGTTTAATAAGGGACGTAAAACCTGGTGAGCTAGTCAAGATAGACAAAGATGGTTTTTCAACCTTTATATTCTCTACAGGTATAAAGCATGCACATTGCCCCTTTGAGTATACGTACTTCTCCTATCCTAGCTCTTATTTAGAGGGAATAAACGTCTATATTGCAAGGAAGAGGATCGGGGCTGAGCTAGCTAAAAAGTACCAATCTGATGGCGATGTGATTATTCCGGTACCTGACTCAGCTAGACCTGCTGCTCAAGGGTTCTCAGTAGAATCAAAGATTCCTTTCGAAGAGGGGTTGATGAAAGGTAGATACAGAAAGAGAGGAAGCTTAAGGAGCTTCATAGAGCCTATTCAAAAAAGGAGAGAGGAGATCGTTAAGAAGGTGACCGCCATAAGATCTACTGTAGAAGGAAAAGATGTAATAGTCGTGGATGACAGCATTGTTAGAGGTACGAGCTCATCTATAATTGTCGGAATATTGAAGAAAGCAGGAGCAAAGAAGATACGTCTCTTTTCAACATTCCCTCCAATAAGATACCCTTGCTATACTGGAATCGACTTTCCTACTCAAGAAGAATTGATAGTGTATAAAGTATGCAAAGATGAGAAGGACTTGAATCTCATCAATAAAGCGGTTGCATCCGCCCTAGAAGTAGACTTCGTTGGTTATAACGATATAGAAGGTCTAAGTAGAGGGATAGGATTACCTATCAAAGAGTTCTGCCTTTCATGTGTAACAGGAGACTACTCATGCCTCAAATACCCTCTAAAATTTCGGACGAGAAAGGAGATGAAAGGTTAG
- a CDS encoding deoxyribonuclease IV codes for MLLGAHVSIAGSIDKAVDRAKQMECTTFQIFTRNPRGWKFSPLNQEDVDAFIKKLEIYGFNVSVAHMPYLPNISSPFDDGYKNSVDTLIAELLRCGQLNVDYLVTHLGSHLGKGLDIGIKRAADACNQALSSVDNDVMLLLENTAGMKNSVGSEFNHIKCIIDQIEQRDRVGVCFDTCHAFVAGYNLNNRKAVNETLKLFDKIVNLSKLRVVHINDSKGRLNSHLDRHEHIGMGFIGEEGFKAILTHSVIRELPLILETPIDSRRDSLGNLKKARELMKGNLKDC; via the coding sequence ATGCTTCTTGGTGCTCATGTTTCTATCGCAGGATCGATAGATAAGGCTGTCGATAGAGCAAAGCAGATGGAATGTACAACCTTCCAGATATTCACAAGGAATCCAAGAGGCTGGAAATTCTCCCCTCTAAATCAAGAAGATGTTGATGCTTTCATCAAGAAGCTGGAGATTTACGGATTTAACGTATCTGTGGCTCACATGCCCTATTTGCCAAATATCTCATCACCCTTTGATGATGGCTATAAGAATTCAGTAGATACTCTTATAGCAGAGCTATTAAGATGTGGTCAATTGAACGTAGATTATCTCGTCACCCATCTAGGAAGTCATCTTGGTAAGGGTCTCGATATAGGTATTAAGAGGGCAGCTGATGCCTGCAATCAAGCCCTTTCAAGTGTGGATAACGATGTAATGCTTCTGCTCGAAAATACCGCTGGGATGAAGAATAGCGTCGGCTCGGAGTTTAATCACATAAAATGTATAATAGATCAAATAGAACAGAGGGATCGGGTTGGGGTATGCTTTGATACTTGTCATGCTTTTGTAGCAGGCTATAATTTAAACAATAGAAAGGCGGTAAATGAGACTTTAAAACTCTTCGATAAAATAGTCAATCTTTCTAAATTGAGGGTGGTTCATATCAATGATTCTAAAGGGAGATTAAACTCACACTTAGATAGGCATGAACATATAGGTATGGGATTTATTGGCGAAGAAGGTTTCAAAGCGATACTAACTCATAGTGTAATTAGGGAGTTACCTTTGATCTTAGAGACCCCCATTGATAGTAGGCGAGATAGTTTAGGAAATCTTAAGAAGGCAAGGGAGCTTATGAAAGGCAACCTTAAAGATTGTTAA